The proteins below come from a single Paracoccus sp. SCSIO 75233 genomic window:
- a CDS encoding amino acid ABC transporter permease: protein MQQYQWDFGAVLAYWPMLAEGLWGTIAISVLAILFGIVGGGIVAAMRMSHLLPLRIIGTAYIEFYRNTPGIVHFFWVYYALPVVADVNLGPLEAAVIALATQSSAFYAEVLRGGIQSIVKGQWEGATALGMSRRQALRRIILPQAARRMVAPFVERSFEIVKTSSLASTLAYGELLYQGMQIASITYRPLETYTLLAAIYFALLYLLSSLARMAEDRLQEI, encoded by the coding sequence ATGCAGCAATATCAATGGGATTTTGGCGCGGTGCTCGCCTATTGGCCGATGCTGGCCGAGGGGTTGTGGGGCACGATCGCGATCTCGGTGCTGGCGATATTGTTCGGCATCGTCGGGGGAGGGATCGTTGCGGCGATGCGGATGTCTCACCTGCTGCCGCTGAGAATAATCGGGACCGCCTATATCGAGTTCTACCGAAACACCCCCGGTATCGTGCATTTCTTCTGGGTCTATTACGCATTGCCGGTCGTGGCGGATGTGAATCTGGGGCCGCTGGAAGCGGCGGTCATTGCGCTGGCGACCCAGTCCAGCGCCTTCTATGCGGAGGTGTTGCGCGGCGGCATTCAGTCCATCGTGAAAGGACAGTGGGAGGGCGCGACGGCGCTTGGCATGTCGCGGCGGCAGGCTTTGCGCCGGATCATCCTTCCGCAGGCGGCGCGGCGAATGGTTGCCCCGTTCGTGGAGCGGTCCTTCGAGATTGTTAAGACATCCTCGCTGGCTTCAACGCTCGCCTATGGGGAGCTTCTGTATCAGGGGATGCAGATCGCCTCCATCACCTATCGTCCGCTCGAAACTTACACGCTGCTGGCGGCGATCTATTTCGCGCTGCTTTACCTTCTGTCGTCGCTTGCAAGGATGGCCGAAGACCGGCTGCAGGAGATCTGA
- a CDS encoding transporter substrate-binding domain-containing protein, with translation MMRAVVAATIAFATTLPVAAQTALETVTERGALRVGMAAADPWFYKDPISQEWTGVGVEMGKAMAAELGVEFTPVETTWANSVAAIQAGQIDLMFVLDPTEERKKAIDFPDNPLFYYAMGALIQDGMEVAEWQDLNVEGTGIGVTLGTSVDRLLTETLPEAKIERFASNDEAVAAFASRRVDAVSQFHPALIVQVSRIGTGSVVLPKPIHAVPTSVGLPKADDPSFKDWVNEFITNSYESGQTTEMFETYLATKGLDPKTVPGLVKEDWD, from the coding sequence ATGATGCGGGCCGTGGTGGCTGCGACAATAGCCTTTGCGACGACGCTGCCGGTCGCGGCCCAGACCGCGCTGGAGACGGTGACCGAGCGGGGTGCGCTGCGCGTCGGCATGGCGGCGGCTGATCCGTGGTTTTACAAGGATCCGATCTCGCAGGAATGGACCGGCGTCGGGGTCGAGATGGGCAAGGCGATGGCCGCGGAACTGGGTGTCGAATTCACGCCCGTCGAAACCACCTGGGCAAATTCGGTTGCGGCGATTCAGGCCGGGCAAATTGACCTGATGTTCGTCCTCGATCCGACGGAGGAGCGTAAGAAGGCGATCGATTTTCCCGATAACCCGTTATTCTACTATGCCATGGGCGCGCTTATTCAGGACGGGATGGAAGTCGCGGAATGGCAGGATCTGAACGTCGAGGGCACGGGCATCGGCGTGACGCTTGGGACCAGCGTGGATCGCCTGCTGACCGAGACGCTGCCCGAAGCGAAGATCGAGCGTTTCGCATCCAATGATGAGGCGGTCGCGGCCTTCGCCTCGCGCCGCGTCGATGCCGTGTCGCAGTTCCATCCGGCCCTGATCGTGCAGGTTTCGCGCATTGGCACCGGCAGCGTGGTGTTGCCGAAGCCGATCCATGCGGTTCCGACCTCGGTCGGGCTGCCCAAGGCCGACGATCCCTCGTTCAAGGATTGGGTCAATGAGTTCATCACCAATTCGTATGAGAGCGGCCAGACGACAGAGATGTTCGAGACCTATCTTGCGACCAAGGGTCTGGACCCGAAAACCGTGCCCGGGCTGGTCAAGGAAGACTGGGATTGA
- a CDS encoding GntR family transcriptional regulator: MALAESRTGIGQLQRTTFRRQIVDALRASIISGELAPGAPVVEAEMARIFGVSRGPLREALGELIKEGLLVTVPYTGTHVVELSLQEVNEIFSLRTELEVFAFRQVWDRRDAAYRTELTQRHERLLACIEKGDDEASIAEELSLHSHVYESCGHSLLLNVWNGMRGKLQLYWAAHHRAHRRRGPLATGHLRYVELAQGDDLDAMIAEIRDHMVRGFSRTEAFLRERETRKQEDTP, translated from the coding sequence GTGGCACTGGCAGAATCAAGAACCGGGATCGGGCAACTCCAGCGGACGACCTTCCGCAGACAGATCGTCGACGCGCTGCGGGCATCGATCATCAGCGGCGAACTCGCCCCCGGTGCGCCGGTTGTCGAAGCAGAGATGGCCCGCATCTTCGGCGTAAGCCGCGGCCCCCTGCGCGAAGCACTCGGCGAACTCATCAAGGAGGGGCTGCTCGTCACCGTACCCTATACCGGCACCCATGTGGTCGAATTGTCCCTGCAGGAGGTGAACGAAATCTTCTCGCTCCGCACCGAACTGGAAGTGTTTGCCTTCCGGCAGGTATGGGACCGGCGCGACGCCGCCTATCGGACAGAGCTGACACAGCGTCATGAACGCCTCCTCGCCTGCATCGAAAAGGGCGATGATGAGGCAAGCATCGCCGAAGAACTCTCCCTCCACAGCCATGTTTATGAAAGCTGCGGCCACTCTCTGCTTCTCAATGTCTGGAACGGCATGCGCGGAAAGCTGCAGCTTTACTGGGCCGCACATCATCGCGCGCATCGTCGGCGCGGCCCGCTGGCGACCGGGCATCTGCGATATGTGGAACTGGCACAGGGCGATGATCTCGACGCCATGATCGCGGAGATCAGGGACCATATGGTCAGGGGTTTCAGCCGCACCGAAGCCTTCCTGCGCGAACGGGAAACCAGAAAACAGGAAGACACCCCATGA
- a CDS encoding sulfatase-like hydrolase/transferase, translated as MTGTDRPDVLLITVDQWSAHMLGAAGHPVIQTPTLDELCRNGTRFTNAHSECPICVPARRSLMTGASSRRHGDRVYDDQMPMPPETLAASFSAAGYQTHAVGKLHVFPQRDRIGFHDVQLEEEGRAQYGVMDDYEIWLGDKGYPGQQFDHGMSTDGYVHRPWHLPEELHVTNWSTQQMIRQIKRRDPLRPAFWYLAYRHPHPPLVPLQAYLDMYRDMEIEAPITDDWDATQDLPFAVASKRKRGEKYSARQIAEIRRAFYALCTHIDHQLRLIIGTLREEMLLDNTIILFTSDHGDMLGDHGLWAKSLFYRGSANVPMILMGRPTDTAIGIGAEDDRLVTLADVMPTLLSLAGIEVPDSADGRPMISESPRQMIYGEFGTGSDATRMVRDARYKLIYYPVGNRCQLFDLQSDPDERHDLAGTAEYTETLDRLTTTLIAELYGSDLDWIRDGKLIGLPDKPAMPRQNRNLSSQRGHHWPPQKHSNMRQLLTSA; from the coding sequence ATGACCGGCACAGATCGTCCCGATGTTCTGCTCATCACCGTCGATCAGTGGTCGGCCCATATGCTCGGCGCGGCAGGCCATCCGGTGATCCAGACACCCACGCTGGACGAGCTTTGCCGTAATGGCACACGCTTCACGAATGCCCATAGCGAATGTCCGATCTGCGTACCCGCCCGCCGCTCGCTCATGACAGGCGCGTCGTCGCGTCGCCACGGCGACAGGGTTTACGACGATCAGATGCCGATGCCGCCCGAAACCCTCGCCGCCTCGTTTTCCGCCGCCGGATACCAGACCCACGCGGTCGGCAAGCTGCATGTGTTTCCGCAGCGGGACCGCATCGGTTTCCACGATGTCCAGCTTGAGGAAGAAGGCCGCGCCCAATACGGCGTGATGGATGATTACGAAATCTGGCTGGGCGACAAGGGATATCCCGGCCAGCAATTCGATCATGGCATGAGCACGGACGGCTATGTCCACAGGCCCTGGCACCTGCCCGAAGAACTCCATGTCACGAACTGGTCCACCCAGCAGATGATCCGGCAGATCAAACGCCGCGACCCGCTCAGACCGGCATTCTGGTATCTGGCCTACCGCCACCCGCACCCGCCGCTTGTGCCGCTGCAAGCCTATCTCGACATGTATCGCGATATGGAGATTGAGGCTCCGATAACCGATGATTGGGACGCGACACAGGATCTGCCCTTCGCGGTCGCCTCCAAACGGAAGCGCGGCGAAAAATACTCGGCGCGCCAGATCGCCGAAATCCGTCGGGCCTTCTATGCGCTCTGCACCCATATCGACCACCAGCTGCGGCTGATTATCGGCACCCTGCGCGAGGAAATGCTGCTGGATAACACCATTATCCTGTTCACATCGGATCACGGCGATATGCTGGGCGATCACGGGCTCTGGGCGAAAAGCCTGTTCTATCGCGGCTCGGCCAATGTGCCGATGATCCTCATGGGGCGCCCGACCGACACCGCGATCGGCATCGGCGCCGAGGATGACCGGCTCGTCACGCTGGCCGATGTCATGCCCACGCTCCTGTCGCTGGCCGGTATCGAAGTCCCTGACAGCGCCGACGGTCGCCCGATGATCTCCGAAAGCCCGCGCCAGATGATCTATGGTGAGTTCGGCACGGGCAGCGATGCAACGCGCATGGTCCGTGATGCACGCTACAAGCTGATCTATTACCCTGTCGGCAACAGATGCCAGCTTTTCGACCTGCAATCCGACCCGGATGAGCGGCACGACCTCGCCGGCACGGCCGAATATACGGAAACCCTGGACCGGCTCACCACCACCCTGATTGCCGAGCTTTACGGCAGCGATCTGGACTGGATTCGCGACGGCAAATTGATCGGCCTGCCCGACAAGCCTGCCATGCCCCGCCAGAACCGGAACCTGTCAAGCCAACGCGGCCATCACTGGCCACCGCAAAAACACTCCAACATGCGCCAGTTGCTGACAAGCGCATGA